The following coding sequences are from one Luteimonas sp. S4-F44 window:
- the pilB gene encoding type IV-A pilus assembly ATPase PilB, with the protein MSVHPGPNLVGITGIARRLVMDGALDEAAAREALDKATAARRNVAGYLREHKLVSAAQMAAALSVEFGMPLFDPAAMAPQASAVKLVSEELLNKHSVLPLFQRGPRLFVGISDPTNTLALDDIKFQTNLTVEPILVDEDSIRRTLELWLSSSDSLAGALDDAEGLDNLDVGGDEDGGRIENVVDGKDDAPIVRFVNKVLVDAIKRGASDIHFEPYETDYRVRLRVDGMLKLAAKVPVKLNQRIAARLKVMAQLDIAEKRAPQDGRIKLNLSKTRQIDFRVSTLPTLFGEKVVLRILDASAAKLGVDKLGYEPDQQKLFLDAIHKPYGMVLVTGPTGSGKTVSLYTALGILNDETRNISTVEDPVEIRLPGVNQVQQNERRGMTFAAALRAFLRQDPDVIMVGEIRDLETAEIGIKAAQTGHMVLSTLHTNDAPQTIARLMNMGIAPYNIVSSITLVIAQRLARRLCPRCKQRVVLPDHALLTEGFTEEQVRAGVEIYEPVGCDECTNGYRGRVGVYQVMPMSEQIQTIVLQGGNAMQIAEAAQRAGVKDLRQSALEKARQGLTSLAEINRVTKD; encoded by the coding sequence ATGAGCGTCCATCCCGGCCCCAATCTCGTCGGCATCACCGGCATCGCCCGCCGCTTGGTCATGGACGGTGCGCTGGACGAGGCGGCCGCGCGTGAGGCGCTGGACAAAGCGACGGCGGCGCGACGGAATGTCGCAGGCTACCTGCGCGAGCACAAGCTGGTCAGCGCGGCGCAGATGGCGGCGGCCTTGTCAGTGGAGTTCGGCATGCCGCTGTTCGACCCGGCGGCGATGGCGCCGCAGGCGAGCGCGGTCAAGCTGGTCAGCGAGGAACTGCTCAACAAGCACTCGGTGCTGCCGCTATTCCAGCGCGGCCCGCGTCTGTTCGTGGGCATCTCCGACCCGACCAACACGCTGGCACTGGACGACATCAAGTTTCAGACCAACCTGACGGTCGAGCCGATCCTGGTGGACGAGGACAGCATCCGCCGGACGCTGGAACTGTGGCTATCGAGCTCGGATTCGCTGGCCGGCGCGCTGGACGATGCCGAGGGCCTCGACAACCTGGACGTGGGCGGCGACGAGGACGGCGGCCGGATCGAAAACGTCGTCGACGGCAAGGACGATGCGCCGATCGTGCGGTTCGTCAACAAGGTGCTGGTCGATGCGATCAAGCGCGGCGCCTCGGACATCCATTTCGAGCCCTACGAGACCGACTACCGCGTGCGGCTGCGCGTGGACGGCATGCTCAAGCTGGCGGCCAAGGTGCCGGTCAAGCTCAACCAGCGCATCGCCGCACGCCTGAAGGTGATGGCGCAGCTCGACATCGCCGAGAAGCGCGCGCCGCAGGACGGGCGCATCAAGTTGAACCTGTCCAAGACGCGGCAGATCGACTTCCGCGTGAGCACGCTGCCGACGCTATTCGGCGAGAAGGTGGTGCTGCGCATTCTCGATGCCAGCGCCGCGAAGCTGGGCGTCGACAAGTTGGGCTACGAGCCTGACCAGCAGAAGCTGTTCCTCGATGCGATCCACAAGCCCTACGGCATGGTGCTGGTCACCGGCCCCACCGGTTCGGGCAAGACGGTCTCGCTGTACACCGCGCTAGGCATTCTCAACGACGAGACCCGCAACATTTCCACGGTCGAGGACCCGGTCGAGATCCGGCTGCCGGGCGTGAACCAAGTGCAGCAGAACGAGCGCCGGGGCATGACCTTCGCCGCGGCGCTGCGGGCATTCCTGCGTCAGGACCCGGACGTGATCATGGTCGGCGAGATCCGCGACCTGGAAACCGCGGAGATCGGCATCAAGGCCGCGCAGACCGGCCACATGGTGCTTTCGACACTGCACACCAACGATGCGCCGCAGACGATCGCGCGCCTGATGAATATGGGTATCGCGCCGTACAACATCGTCAGCTCGATCACCCTGGTAATCGCCCAGCGGCTGGCGCGGCGGCTGTGCCCGCGTTGCAAGCAGCGCGTCGTGCTGCCCGATCATGCGCTGCTCACCGAGGGCTTCACCGAGGAGCAGGTCCGCGCCGGCGTGGAGATCTACGAGCCGGTCGGCTGCGATGAATGCACCAACGGCTATCGCGGACGCGTGGGCGTGTACCAGGTGATGCCGATGAGCGAACAGATTCAGACGATCGTGCTCCAGGGCGGCAACGCGATGCAGATCGCCGAGGCCGCGCAGCGCGCCGGCGTCAAGGACCTGCGCCAATCGGCACTGGAAAAGGCCCGCCAGGGTCTGACCAGCCTGGCCGAGATCAACCGGGTCACCAAGGACTGA
- the aqpZ gene encoding aquaporin Z, translating into MNFKPLVAEFIGTFWLVLGGCGAAVLAASSPGAGIGTLGVSFAFGLSVVTMAYALGSISGGHFNPAITLSCWVAKRITAGRVVPYVIAQTLGAICAAAVLYYVASASPVFDPSHGFATNGYGAHSPAGYPLQAAIVIEFVLTMLFTVIVLGVTAKPVTAPFAPLAIGLALTLIHLVSIPVTNTSVNPARSTGVALIQGGPALQQLWVFWLVPLVAGAAGGVLHRLVLAPRREL; encoded by the coding sequence ATGAACTTCAAACCCCTGGTCGCGGAATTCATCGGTACCTTCTGGCTGGTCCTGGGCGGCTGCGGTGCCGCGGTGTTGGCCGCGTCCTCGCCTGGCGCGGGGATCGGCACTCTCGGCGTCTCGTTCGCGTTCGGCCTGAGTGTCGTCACCATGGCCTATGCCCTGGGCTCGATCTCGGGCGGTCACTTCAACCCAGCGATCACGTTGTCGTGTTGGGTGGCCAAGCGCATCACCGCAGGCCGCGTGGTGCCTTACGTCATCGCGCAGACGCTGGGCGCGATCTGCGCGGCGGCGGTGCTGTACTACGTCGCCAGCGCCAGCCCGGTCTTCGACCCCAGCCATGGCTTCGCCACCAATGGCTACGGCGCGCATTCGCCGGCCGGCTATCCGCTGCAAGCGGCCATCGTCATCGAGTTCGTGCTGACGATGCTGTTCACCGTGATCGTGCTGGGCGTGACCGCCAAGCCGGTGACCGCGCCGTTTGCGCCGTTGGCGATCGGCCTGGCGCTGACGCTGATCCACCTGGTGAGCATTCCGGTCACCAATACCTCGGTCAACCCGGCGCGCAGCACCGGTGTGGCGCTGATCCAAGGTGGCCCGGCACTGCAGCAGTTGTGGGTGTTCTGGCTGGTGCCGCTCGTGGCTGGTGCGGCCGGCGGTGTGCTGCATCGGCTGGTGCTGGCGCCGCGTCGCGAGCTCTGA
- a CDS encoding ATP-binding protein: protein MMAGKPSFTPTTGTVSPRSDAARPMRGHGSPPDPVVHRNAAMLQGVLAVYGVYYPMATALGWERLGGPTDPVTLGLAFVHIAVIWGGFVAARLGFWRQATHAFVFGSLVVLSIAYPRWGLAALGPQQMLHLLPILIAGVLVGRRTLWAATAWLGGLFIFGAWTDTRPLLVTPDHVWRVSLDVGASLVGLTLVAFVVDQALIALHQSLDLARQRGADLARARDRLLLEIEQRERQQTQLLHAQKMEAVGRLASTIAHDFNHLLALVMGHAGRGLASDDPAEMKAALRSAESAARRAGETSHRLVDFSRHDDTAPETFDAVEAIADLEPVLRRTFLPGVDVGLDLDPSARLAIHFDRAHLELILLGMAANAQQAMPDGGQFTLSVAAYALDRVEIIACDTGRGMDATTRARCFEPFFTTRPAAQAAGLGLAVAAHLVREAGGDITVESAPGQGSAFRIVLPRQEQAPDTARTGSSRRPRMSRQALRQRPVAGEKS, encoded by the coding sequence ATGATGGCGGGCAAGCCGAGCTTCACACCAACAACTGGGACCGTATCGCCACGATCCGATGCCGCACGACCGATGCGCGGCCATGGGTCACCGCCCGATCCGGTCGTCCACCGCAATGCGGCCATGCTTCAGGGCGTGCTTGCTGTTTACGGCGTGTACTACCCCATGGCGACCGCACTGGGCTGGGAACGCCTCGGCGGCCCCACAGATCCGGTCACTCTAGGATTGGCATTCGTCCACATCGCAGTGATCTGGGGTGGCTTCGTTGCGGCACGCCTCGGTTTCTGGCGCCAGGCCACCCATGCGTTTGTGTTCGGCAGCCTCGTCGTGCTGTCGATCGCCTACCCGCGCTGGGGCTTGGCGGCCCTGGGCCCGCAGCAGATGCTGCACCTGCTGCCGATCCTGATCGCAGGCGTGCTGGTGGGGCGCCGCACGTTGTGGGCCGCCACCGCGTGGCTGGGCGGCCTGTTCATTTTCGGCGCCTGGACCGATACGCGCCCCCTGCTGGTCACCCCCGACCACGTTTGGCGCGTCTCGCTCGACGTGGGCGCATCGCTGGTCGGCCTCACGCTCGTCGCTTTCGTTGTCGATCAGGCCCTGATCGCCCTGCACCAGAGTCTGGATCTCGCCCGTCAGAGGGGCGCCGATCTCGCACGCGCCCGCGACCGGCTGCTGCTGGAGATCGAGCAGCGCGAGCGCCAGCAGACCCAGCTGCTGCACGCCCAGAAGATGGAAGCTGTCGGCCGCCTGGCCTCGACCATCGCCCATGACTTCAACCACCTGCTGGCACTGGTCATGGGCCATGCCGGACGCGGCCTCGCCAGCGACGACCCGGCGGAGATGAAGGCAGCGCTGCGCAGCGCCGAGTCCGCCGCGCGCCGCGCTGGCGAGACCAGCCACCGCCTCGTCGACTTCAGCCGCCACGACGACACGGCACCCGAAACCTTTGACGCTGTCGAGGCCATTGCCGACCTCGAACCCGTCCTGCGGCGTACCTTCCTGCCCGGGGTGGACGTGGGTTTGGACCTCGACCCAAGCGCCCGCCTGGCGATCCACTTCGACCGCGCCCACCTCGAACTCATCCTGCTGGGCATGGCGGCCAACGCCCAGCAGGCCATGCCCGACGGCGGGCAGTTCACGCTGTCCGTTGCCGCCTACGCGCTCGATCGAGTCGAAATCATCGCCTGCGACACAGGACGCGGCATGGACGCCACCACCCGCGCGCGCTGCTTCGAACCGTTTTTCACCACCCGCCCCGCCGCCCAGGCCGCCGGCCTCGGCCTGGCCGTCGCCGCCCACCTCGTCCGCGAGGCCGGCGGCGACATCACTGTCGAGAGCGCGCCAGGCCAAGGCAGCGCCTTCCGCATCGTCCTGCCTCGACAAGAACAGGCGCCCGATACCGCGCGGACGGGTAGCAGCCGCAGGCCACGAATGTCGAGACAGGCGCTTCGGCAGCGGCCCGTGGCCGGGGAGAAGAGCTGA